A genomic window from Diospyros lotus cultivar Yz01 chromosome 2, ASM1463336v1, whole genome shotgun sequence includes:
- the LOC127794785 gene encoding uncharacterized protein LOC127794785 yields the protein MQEEKKQKEEEDALAQMPSYAKLLKEILLKKRRLDQNETVMLTEECNAIIQNKMPQKLKDPGSFTIPCMIGNCEFNKALCDLGANINLMPYSLFKKLGLGEIKHTSVSLQLADKSTKHSIRMIEDVLVKVAKFIFPMDFIVLEMEEDREIPLILGRPFLVTNKGLIDLEQGKLTLRIGSEEVNFNVFQTSKGLNHDDSCLRIDVLDDCVDEYVDGLHEPLDEELLIIESGDMQELEHAQNTIIKPNGTD from the exons ATGCAGgaagaaaagaagcaaaaagaagaggaag ATGCATTAGCTCAAATGCCAAGTTATGCAAAGTTATTGAAGGAAATTCTATTAAAGAAAAGGCGATTAGATCAGAATGAAACAGTGATGCTTACTGAGGAGTGCAATGCCATTATCCAAAACAAGATGCCTCAGAAATTGAAAGATCCAGGGAGTTTTACTATACCATGCATGATTGGAAATTGTGAATTTAATAAAGCTCTTTGTGATCTAGGTGCTAACATAAATTTGATGCCATATTCTTTGTTTAAAAAGCTAGGCCTTGGTGAAATTAAGCATACTTCTGTTTCGTTGCAACTTGCTGACAAGTCTACTAAACATTCCATAAGAATGATAGAAGATGTCCTTGTTAAAgttgctaaatttatttttcctatggATTTTATTGTGCTTGAAATGGAAGAGGATAGGGAAATACCGTTGATTTTAGGAAGACCATTCCTTGTAACAAATAAAGGGTTAATTGATCTTGAGCAAGGTAAGTTAACTTTGAGAATAGGGTCTGAAGAGgtgaattttaatgtttttcagACTTCTAAAGGATTGAATCATGATGACTCTTGTTTAAGAATTGATGTTCTTGATGATTGTGTGGATGAATATGTTGATGGTTTGCATGAGCCATTAGATGAAGAACTACTGATTATTGAAAGTGGTGACATGCAGGAACTGGAACATGCACAAAACACTATTATAAAACCCAATGGAACTGATTAG